In the genome of Coregonus clupeaformis isolate EN_2021a chromosome 1, ASM2061545v1, whole genome shotgun sequence, one region contains:
- the LOC121569178 gene encoding B-cell linker protein isoform X3, with product MSQLTSQLQKMVQDIKNNDGSILNRLRRFKNKSAPKVPVRDYQGDDVDCEQWSENEFESDTYEDPQEEKDDSYESPPSQRVFTSTSSVSFPRGDYVDSCRSRPNHPPRKPIWPPKTKPSPSPSLPPKPNQQDYDEEDYINPESDDEGNYINPTEESPANRPMHGRGKPVMSRPSMSKTVPERSNGLDVYEVPDMEENSPPPVSRPSTLLRFPTQSLPPRASQRMHIKTFNPIPVQEPIDDDEYEVCNPDESGSTKSAEKPLPALPKTIPRETKPLKPSFRPRPDIASRENEGPALPTRHITQKLTATPQPSEYKRAKIPLPQMFTSHKPDRGTVPTAENGLTDTEEGTDVLKKPWYASTCDRKTAEDALVRSNKDGSFLIRKSSGQDTQQPYTLVVYYNSRVYNIPVRYIQASQRYALGREKKGEEHFTSVSNIIENHQRNPLVLIDSQSNTKDSTKLCYAVKP from the exons GTGATGACGTGGACTGCGAACAGTGGTCTGAAAATGAGTTT GAGAGTGACACGTATGAGGACCCTCAAGAGGAGAAGGATGACAGCTATGAGTCTCCTCCCAGTCAGAGAGTCTTCACCTCCACCTCGTCTGTCTCCTTTCCCAGGGGGGACTACGTAG ACAGCTGCCGCAGCAGGCCAAACCATCCACCCAGGAAGCCCATCTGGCCTCCAAAGACCAAACCATCCCCGTCACCATCACTGCCCCCCAAACCCAACCAGCAGGACTATGATGAA GAAGACTACATCAACCCAGAAAGTGACGATGAAGGCAACTATATAAACCCCACAGAGGAATCGCCTGCTA ACCGTCCGATGCATGGAAGAGGCAAACCAGTAATGAGCAGACCTTCAATGTCCAAGACTGTGCCAGAGCGCTCAAATGGCCTAG atGTGTATGAAGTTCCTGACATGGAG GAAAACTCTCCTCCCCCAGTGAGCAG acCTTCCACACTCCTCAGATTCCCTACACAGAGTTTGCCCCCTAGAGCCAGCCAAAG aaTGCACATAAAGACATTTAATCCCATCCCA GTCCAGGAGCCCATAgatgatgatgaatatgaagtctGCAATCCAGATGAAA GTGGCAGTACAAAGTCAGCGGAGAAACCACTGCCCGCACTTCCCAAAACAATACCCAGAGAGAC GAAGCCATTGAAGCCATCTTTTAGGCCG AGGCCAGATATTGCATCCAGGGAAAATGAAG GCCCAGCACTGCCCACGAGGCACATTACCCAGAAACTCACGGCCACACCCCAGCCCTCTGAATACAAACGTGCCAA GATTCCTCTGCCACAGATGTTTACCTCTCACA AACCTGACAGAGGAACTGTACCCACAGCTGAAAACGGGTTAACAGACACTGAAGAG gggaCAGATGTCTTGAAGAAACCCTGGTATGCCAGCACCTGTGATCGTAAGACAGCTGAGGATGCTTTGGTTCGCTCAAATAAG GATGGGTCATTCCTAATAAGGAAGAGCTCTGGTCAGGACACACAGCAGCCATACACTTTAGTGGTGTATTACAACAGTAGAGTCTACAACATCCCAGTGCGCTACATCCAAGCATCGCAGCGATACGCTCTTGGaagggagaagaaaggagaggag CATTTCACCAGTGTTTCCAACATCATTGAGAACCATCAGAGGAACCCCCTGGTACTGATTGACAGCCAGAGTAACACCAAAGACTCTACCAAACTGTGCTATGCTGTGAAACCTTAG
- the LOC121569178 gene encoding B-cell linker protein isoform X2 — protein sequence MTRFSLIHQPQLQKMVQDIKNNDGSILNRLRRFKNKSAPKVPVRDYQGDDVDCEQWSENEFESDTYEDPQEEKDDSYESPPSQRVFTSTSSVSFPRGDYVDSCRSRPNHPPRKPIWPPKTKPSPSPSLPPKPNQQDYDEEDYINPESDDEGNYINPTEESPANRPMHGRGKPVMSRPSMSKTVPERSNGLDVYEVPDMEENSPPPVSRPSTLLRFPTQSLPPRASQRMHIKTFNPIPVQEPIDDDEYEVCNPDESGSTKSAEKPLPALPKTIPRETKPLKPSFRPRPDIASRENEGPALPTRHITQKLTATPQPSEYKRAKIPLPQMFTSHKPDRGTVPTAENGLTDTEEGTDVLKKPWYASTCDRKTAEDALVRSNKDGSFLIRKSSGQDTQQPYTLVVYYNSRVYNIPVRYIQASQRYALGREKKGEEHFTSVSNIIENHQRNPLVLIDSQSNTKDSTKLCYAVKP from the exons GTGATGACGTGGACTGCGAACAGTGGTCTGAAAATGAGTTT GAGAGTGACACGTATGAGGACCCTCAAGAGGAGAAGGATGACAGCTATGAGTCTCCTCCCAGTCAGAGAGTCTTCACCTCCACCTCGTCTGTCTCCTTTCCCAGGGGGGACTACGTAG ACAGCTGCCGCAGCAGGCCAAACCATCCACCCAGGAAGCCCATCTGGCCTCCAAAGACCAAACCATCCCCGTCACCATCACTGCCCCCCAAACCCAACCAGCAGGACTATGATGAA GAAGACTACATCAACCCAGAAAGTGACGATGAAGGCAACTATATAAACCCCACAGAGGAATCGCCTGCTA ACCGTCCGATGCATGGAAGAGGCAAACCAGTAATGAGCAGACCTTCAATGTCCAAGACTGTGCCAGAGCGCTCAAATGGCCTAG atGTGTATGAAGTTCCTGACATGGAG GAAAACTCTCCTCCCCCAGTGAGCAG acCTTCCACACTCCTCAGATTCCCTACACAGAGTTTGCCCCCTAGAGCCAGCCAAAG aaTGCACATAAAGACATTTAATCCCATCCCA GTCCAGGAGCCCATAgatgatgatgaatatgaagtctGCAATCCAGATGAAA GTGGCAGTACAAAGTCAGCGGAGAAACCACTGCCCGCACTTCCCAAAACAATACCCAGAGAGAC GAAGCCATTGAAGCCATCTTTTAGGCCG AGGCCAGATATTGCATCCAGGGAAAATGAAG GCCCAGCACTGCCCACGAGGCACATTACCCAGAAACTCACGGCCACACCCCAGCCCTCTGAATACAAACGTGCCAA GATTCCTCTGCCACAGATGTTTACCTCTCACA AACCTGACAGAGGAACTGTACCCACAGCTGAAAACGGGTTAACAGACACTGAAGAG gggaCAGATGTCTTGAAGAAACCCTGGTATGCCAGCACCTGTGATCGTAAGACAGCTGAGGATGCTTTGGTTCGCTCAAATAAG GATGGGTCATTCCTAATAAGGAAGAGCTCTGGTCAGGACACACAGCAGCCATACACTTTAGTGGTGTATTACAACAGTAGAGTCTACAACATCCCAGTGCGCTACATCCAAGCATCGCAGCGATACGCTCTTGGaagggagaagaaaggagaggag CATTTCACCAGTGTTTCCAACATCATTGAGAACCATCAGAGGAACCCCCTGGTACTGATTGACAGCCAGAGTAACACCAAAGACTCTACCAAACTGTGCTATGCTGTGAAACCTTAG